A single window of bacterium DNA harbors:
- a CDS encoding Mov34/MPN/PAD-1 family protein: MVMDLDIKLKPYYDFVPKEGVMPLNQGNKYAILPWGDVENAKLAVFIDAMTFLDVRKHAQKRIDREVGGFLIGDALQEKGALFIQITHLMMVQEIQHKSGEFIFTHEVWKTIDSLMSERYHDKQLLGWYHTHPGIGLFLSPEDKFIQNNFFNHPWQVTLVLDPLTKYQVFYYSQKTKLVNVGFYIYTDKKNKEILVRLMRELEIGEKREKCGRYRAHHILT, from the coding sequence ATGGTAATGGATTTAGATATAAAATTAAAACCATATTATGATTTTGTGCCAAAAGAAGGTGTTATGCCCCTTAACCAGGGGAACAAATATGCAATTTTACCCTGGGGTGATGTTGAAAATGCCAAATTAGCCGTTTTTATAGACGCGATGACCTTCCTTGATGTCCGAAAGCATGCCCAAAAAAGGATTGACCGAGAGGTAGGGGGATTCCTTATTGGAGATGCCCTGCAGGAAAAAGGAGCCCTTTTTATTCAGATAACTCATCTGATGATGGTTCAGGAAATTCAACATAAAAGTGGTGAGTTTATTTTTACTCATGAGGTCTGGAAGACCATTGATAGTTTAATGTCAGAACGCTATCATGATAAGCAATTGTTAGGTTGGTATCACACCCATCCGGGGATTGGGCTATTTTTATCTCCAGAGGATAAGTTTATCCAGAATAACTTTTTCAATCACCCCTGGCAGGTAACATTGGTCCTGGACCCATTGACTAAATATCAAGTGTTTTATTATAGCCAGAAAACAAAATTAGTCAATGTTGGTTTCTATATTTATACAGATAAGAAAAATAAAGAGATTTTAGTGCGTTTAATGCGAGAACTTGAAATTGGTGAAAAACGAGAAAAATGTGGTCGTTACCGTGCCCACCACATACTGACTTAA